One part of the Thermococcus radiotolerans genome encodes these proteins:
- a CDS encoding Lrp/AsnC family transcriptional regulator, whose protein sequence is MRTSEHLDELDRMILHILQEDGRASYSEIARRLKVPESTVRLRVKKLVERGVIRKFSALINPFKAGYSIVAFIAVDVEPSRVKKAAEELSKLPEVDVLGIATGAHDILMQVTVKDLQELESFLIEKLGRIEGLRSTETSILTSVRKWGYARVF, encoded by the coding sequence ATGCGAACTAGTGAGCATCTTGACGAACTGGACAGAATGATACTCCACATCCTCCAGGAGGACGGGCGGGCCAGCTACTCCGAGATAGCAAGACGCCTCAAGGTGCCGGAATCGACTGTCAGGCTCAGGGTGAAGAAGCTCGTCGAGAGGGGCGTCATAAGGAAGTTCTCGGCGCTCATAAATCCATTCAAGGCGGGCTACTCGATAGTCGCGTTCATAGCGGTCGACGTTGAGCCGAGCAGGGTGAAGAAGGCCGCGGAGGAGCTGAGCAAGCTGCCAGAAGTGGACGTTCTGGGCATAGCGACCGGGGCGCACGATATACTCATGCAGGTAACCGTTAAGGACCTTCAGGAGCTCGAGAGCTTCCTCATAGAAAAGCTGGGAAGAATAGAGGGGCTGAGGAGCACGGAAACGTCAATCCTCACGAGCGTAAGGAAATGGGGCTACGCGAGGGTGTTCTAA
- a CDS encoding M24 family metallopeptidase: MRGDREIFRRRVERFQELLRENEIDGAVIRTLSSFIYFTGTKWLRPSLLIPAEGEPVVYVVKGEAGLFREKSWIENVVEFQKVEDLMAGVVGWIHRNGMSRVGLEFGIERDAYLIFLKIFERLNPTMEIVDILDLTMGLRMIKEEWELDNIRKAGKIAGRGMKVAEEVIKPGLSELEIAAEVVRELMLSGSEDPKVYVSTTPRAHAEPFRDLKVPGNGVVTVVIGADWNNYYANVARTFVVGEPGERVGRAIETKEEAYRIALEETRVGVALNTVEKKLANFFRERGFGEAYIAGYTHGVGLLIEEPPISTIVVPQRAAKVQENMVLAVIHSPLMIPEGAIKHEDTYIVKKDGLERVT; encoded by the coding sequence GTGCGCGGGGACAGGGAGATATTCAGAAGAAGGGTGGAGCGCTTTCAGGAGCTGTTGAGGGAGAACGAGATAGACGGGGCGGTGATAAGAACCCTCTCCAGCTTCATTTACTTCACCGGAACCAAGTGGCTTCGTCCGAGCCTCCTCATTCCTGCCGAGGGCGAGCCGGTGGTCTACGTCGTCAAGGGCGAAGCCGGGCTTTTCAGGGAGAAGAGCTGGATTGAGAACGTCGTGGAGTTCCAGAAGGTGGAGGACCTGATGGCCGGCGTTGTGGGCTGGATACACCGCAACGGGATGAGCCGCGTTGGACTCGAATTCGGCATAGAGCGCGACGCCTACCTTATATTCCTCAAGATATTCGAGCGCCTCAACCCGACCATGGAGATAGTGGACATCCTCGACCTCACGATGGGACTGAGGATGATAAAGGAAGAATGGGAGCTCGACAACATCAGGAAAGCCGGGAAAATCGCAGGGCGCGGTATGAAGGTCGCCGAGGAGGTTATAAAACCTGGCCTCAGCGAGCTGGAGATAGCGGCTGAAGTTGTGAGGGAGCTCATGCTGAGCGGCAGCGAAGACCCGAAGGTCTACGTTTCAACGACGCCGAGGGCGCACGCCGAGCCCTTCCGCGACCTGAAAGTCCCCGGAAACGGTGTCGTTACAGTCGTCATCGGTGCAGACTGGAACAACTACTACGCCAACGTGGCGAGAACCTTTGTGGTCGGCGAGCCGGGCGAGAGGGTCGGGAGGGCCATTGAGACCAAGGAAGAGGCCTACAGAATCGCGCTTGAGGAGACGAGAGTGGGTGTTGCACTGAACACCGTCGAGAAGAAGCTCGCAAACTTCTTCCGGGAGAGGGGATTCGGCGAGGCTTACATAGCCGGCTACACCCACGGCGTTGGCCTGCTCATAGAGGAGCCCCCCATTTCCACCATAGTCGTCCCGCAGAGGGCCGCGAAGGTTCAGGAGAACATGGTCCTAGCGGTTATCCATTCGCCGCTGATGATTCCGGAGGGGGCGATAAAGCACGAGGACACGTACATCGTCAAAAAGGATGGGCTCGAGAGGGTGACTTAG
- a CDS encoding DUF438 domain-containing protein yields MTELLKDREYKKEQLKRLLLRIHEGEDVNELKEEFRVVLSGISPLEIPIIEQELVREGVSAKDIAKMCDLHVELFREAVKGTDELEERELPDGHPLKTLYLENKEIMKDSEMLNLYARTLATTRDERMREEILGVLEEIVGNLRKVGFTHYNREEMLTFPYIERRGLTAIATVLWTKHDEIRFMVKHLAELLRKRGEMPWEEFVERFKEKAGGASFALSDMVFRENNIYYPTLKALLSDGEWKAIRMQEDEFGYYKVNPPAWDPGEDVEPLHPWEIDPELSAEELLNLPREIQQTLKGQPLEFDKSELEREGDIDLGTGYVSIEELKAIFEALPVDVTFIDRDDRVRFFSPGERIFARTPSVLGRPVQLCHPPKSVHIVNKILKAFKEGRKKEAAFWLRLGPKYVYIRYVPLFGRDGEYLGTLEMTMDIEPYKRIEGEKRLLDWKD; encoded by the coding sequence ATGACTGAATTGCTGAAGGATCGCGAATACAAGAAGGAGCAGTTGAAGAGGCTCCTTCTCCGGATTCATGAGGGGGAGGACGTTAACGAACTCAAGGAAGAGTTCAGGGTCGTGTTGAGCGGTATCTCCCCTCTGGAGATTCCAATCATAGAGCAGGAGCTGGTGAGGGAGGGAGTCTCTGCCAAGGACATAGCGAAGATGTGCGACCTTCACGTTGAGCTGTTCAGGGAGGCTGTGAAGGGGACCGATGAGCTGGAAGAGAGGGAACTACCCGACGGGCACCCGCTCAAGACGCTCTACCTCGAGAACAAGGAGATAATGAAGGACTCCGAGATGCTCAACCTCTACGCGAGGACTCTGGCAACCACCAGGGACGAGCGCATGAGGGAGGAAATCCTCGGCGTTCTGGAGGAGATAGTGGGCAACCTCAGGAAGGTCGGTTTCACCCACTACAACCGCGAGGAGATGCTCACCTTCCCCTACATCGAGCGCCGCGGTTTGACCGCGATAGCGACAGTTCTCTGGACAAAGCACGATGAGATAAGGTTCATGGTAAAGCACCTGGCCGAGCTTTTGAGGAAAAGGGGCGAGATGCCCTGGGAGGAGTTCGTTGAGCGCTTTAAGGAAAAGGCGGGCGGGGCTTCATTCGCGCTGAGTGACATGGTCTTCAGGGAGAACAACATCTACTACCCCACCCTAAAGGCCCTGCTGAGCGATGGGGAGTGGAAGGCAATAAGGATGCAGGAAGACGAGTTCGGCTATTACAAGGTTAATCCGCCAGCGTGGGACCCGGGAGAGGACGTTGAGCCGCTCCATCCGTGGGAGATCGACCCAGAGCTGAGCGCTGAGGAACTGCTGAACCTTCCGAGGGAGATCCAGCAGACATTGAAGGGCCAGCCTCTGGAGTTTGACAAGTCAGAACTCGAACGCGAGGGCGATATAGACCTTGGAACCGGCTACGTGAGCATTGAGGAACTAAAGGCGATATTCGAGGCCCTTCCGGTGGACGTGACCTTTATAGACAGAGACGACAGGGTTCGCTTCTTCTCGCCGGGGGAGAGGATATTCGCGAGAACCCCGTCCGTGCTCGGAAGGCCCGTCCAGCTCTGCCATCCCCCGAAGAGCGTCCACATAGTGAACAAAATCCTCAAGGCCTTCAAGGAGGGCAGGAAGAAGGAGGCAGCCTTCTGGCTCCGGCTCGGGCCGAAGTACGTCTACATCAGGTACGTCCCGCTGTTCGGGAGGGACGGCGAGTACCTCGGCACCCTTGAGATGACGATGGACATCGAGCCATATAAAAGGATTGAGGGCGAGAAGAGACTGCTGGACTGGAAGGATTGA
- a CDS encoding transcriptional regulator, which yields MKTNAFDVAARYVYPSLRRRLVEILRGKGLKQTEIGELLYITQSAVSRYLRMDRGALIDVSKFPDIDARVMALAERIVRESPTEYEIHSELVRISLEMLGRGYVCSLHSQLDPEVDPAKCRVCLELFG from the coding sequence ATGAAGACGAACGCCTTTGACGTCGCAGCAAGGTACGTGTATCCCTCCCTGCGGAGAAGACTCGTTGAAATCCTTCGCGGAAAGGGCCTCAAGCAGACCGAGATAGGGGAGCTCCTGTACATCACTCAGTCCGCCGTCTCGCGCTATCTGAGGATGGACAGAGGGGCCCTGATAGACGTCTCGAAGTTCCCGGACATAGATGCCAGGGTGATGGCGCTGGCCGAGAGAATAGTCAGGGAGAGCCCGACAGAGTACGAGATTCATTCAGAGCTCGTCCGGATATCCCTCGAGATGCTCGGCAGGGGTTACGTCTGTTCCCTCCATTCACAGCTTGACCCGGAGGTCGATCCCGCCAAGTGCAGGGTCTGCCTGGAACTTTTCGGCTGA